The following coding sequences are from one Deinococcus aerophilus window:
- a CDS encoding glutamine synthetase III family protein translates to MNQDFDVNSAARNWRVEATPQPTPSQLVNEQFARDVLTLDQLKTRLSKSAYKSLQATAERGETLDPSIADTVALAMKTWAMEKGATHYTHWFQPLTGSTAEKHDSFLNPSGDGVAIMSFSGKELIQAEPDASSFPSGGLRATFEARGYTAWDPSSPAFIVRHANGATLCIPSVFASWKGEALDLKTPLLRSIEALNKAVSPALKLFGASEGTRVTSSLGAEQEYFLVAEEYYYRRPDLVMSGRTLFGAKPPRGQELEDHYFGAIPDRVLSFMTDAEMQLYALGIPVKTRHNEVAPGQFEIAPIFENSNIAADHQQLIMQVLRSTARKYGLVCLMHEKPFAGINGSGKHCNWSMATDAGENLLDPGDTPHENMQFLFFTSAVLKAVDEHQDLLRACVASASNDHRLGANEAPPAIISIFLGSELSDIFERLASGQGGRGKAAGLMGLGSRVLPEIPVHAGDRNRTSPFAFTGNKFEFRAVGSSQSISFPITVLNAIVADSVGQLTARLQAKLDGGTPLDTAVAEMVRETYTAHQRIVFDGDGYSSEWHEEAEKQRGLLNLRTTLDAVEHLGSAKNIALFGQLEILNERELAARQEIMYDIYFKTVNIEGETTEYMAQRQILPAALNYLAALKAVPEGSRAAAGVSQEVSAVADQLYDALQALREQNAALGGDEVHEKAHHMRDHVLPAMSEVRSAADKLENLIDSRLWPLPTYRQMLFVK, encoded by the coding sequence TGCTCACGCTCGATCAGCTCAAGACCCGCCTGAGCAAGAGCGCCTACAAGAGCCTGCAGGCCACCGCCGAGCGCGGCGAGACGCTGGATCCCAGCATCGCCGATACCGTGGCGCTGGCGATGAAGACCTGGGCCATGGAAAAGGGCGCGACCCACTACACCCACTGGTTCCAGCCGCTGACCGGCAGCACCGCCGAGAAGCACGATTCCTTCCTGAACCCTTCCGGCGACGGCGTGGCAATCATGTCGTTTTCCGGCAAGGAACTGATCCAGGCCGAGCCGGACGCTTCCAGCTTTCCCTCGGGCGGCCTGCGTGCCACCTTCGAGGCACGCGGCTACACCGCCTGGGACCCCAGCAGCCCGGCCTTCATCGTCCGCCACGCCAACGGCGCGACGCTGTGCATTCCCAGCGTGTTCGCGTCGTGGAAGGGCGAGGCGCTGGACCTCAAGACCCCGCTGCTGCGCTCCATCGAGGCGCTGAACAAGGCCGTGTCCCCGGCGCTCAAGCTGTTCGGCGCGTCCGAGGGCACCCGGGTGACGAGCAGCCTGGGGGCCGAGCAGGAATATTTCCTGGTGGCCGAGGAGTACTACTACCGCCGCCCGGATCTGGTGATGAGTGGGCGCACCCTGTTCGGGGCCAAGCCTCCGCGCGGACAGGAGCTGGAGGACCACTACTTCGGCGCGATTCCTGACCGCGTGCTGAGCTTCATGACCGACGCCGAGATGCAGCTGTACGCTCTGGGCATTCCGGTCAAGACCCGCCACAACGAGGTCGCCCCCGGCCAGTTCGAGATCGCCCCGATTTTTGAGAACAGCAACATTGCCGCCGACCACCAGCAGCTGATCATGCAGGTGCTGCGGAGCACCGCCCGCAAATACGGCCTGGTCTGCCTGATGCACGAAAAACCCTTTGCCGGCATCAACGGCTCGGGCAAGCACTGCAACTGGAGCATGGCGACCGACGCGGGCGAGAACCTGCTTGATCCCGGCGACACCCCCCACGAGAACATGCAGTTCCTGTTCTTCACCTCGGCGGTCCTCAAGGCCGTTGACGAGCATCAGGACCTGCTGCGCGCCTGCGTGGCAAGTGCGAGCAACGACCACCGCCTCGGAGCCAACGAGGCCCCGCCCGCGATCATCAGCATCTTCCTGGGCAGCGAACTCAGCGACATCTTCGAGCGTCTGGCCAGCGGTCAGGGCGGTCGGGGCAAGGCCGCCGGACTGATGGGTCTGGGCAGCCGGGTGCTGCCGGAAATCCCGGTACACGCCGGAGACCGCAACCGCACCAGTCCGTTCGCCTTTACCGGCAACAAGTTCGAGTTCCGTGCGGTGGGCAGCTCGCAGAGCATCTCCTTTCCCATCACGGTTCTCAACGCCATCGTGGCCGACTCGGTGGGCCAGCTGACGGCCAGGTTGCAGGCCAAGCTCGACGGCGGCACGCCGCTGGATACCGCGGTGGCCGAGATGGTTCGGGAAACCTACACGGCGCACCAGCGGATCGTCTTCGATGGAGACGGCTACAGCAGCGAATGGCACGAGGAGGCCGAGAAACAGCGCGGCCTGCTGAATCTGCGGACCACCCTGGACGCCGTGGAGCACCTGGGCAGCGCCAAGAACATTGCCCTGTTCGGCCAGCTGGAAATCCTGAACGAACGTGAGCTGGCCGCCCGTCAGGAAATCATGTACGACATCTACTTCAAGACCGTCAACATCGAGGGGGAGACCACCGAGTACATGGCGCAGCGCCAGATCCTGCCCGCTGCGCTGAACTATCTGGCGGCCCTCAAGGCGGTGCCGGAGGGCAGCCGCGCCGCCGCCGGCGTGAGCCAGGAAGTCAGTGCGGTGGCTGATCAGCTGTATGACGCGCTGCAGGCGTTGCGTGAGCAGAATGCCGCGCTGGGCGGAGATGAGGTGCATGAAAAGGCCCACCACATGCGCGACCATGTGCTGCCGGCCATGAGTGAAGTTCGCAGCGCCGCCGACAAGCTGGAAAACCTGATCGACAGCCGGCTGTGGCCGTTGCCGACCTACCGCCAGATGCTGTTCGTGAAGTAA